Part of the Paludisphaera borealis genome, AGGCCGCGCGCATGGCGCGCAACTGACCTTCGCTGCTGGGGGCGAGCAGGTCGCCGTGGAGGTCGTTCGAGAGGCCGATCCCGCGAATGACGCCGTGGATCACGTCGCCTTGCCGGATGGCGTCATCGAGCCGTTTGAGGACGAAGAGGCCCGCGCCCTCGCCGACGATCAGGCCGTCGCCTTCGTCGTCGAACGGGGCCGACCGGCCGCGCGGCGAGAGCGCGCGAAGCTGGGAAAAGCCCATCTGGGTGTAGAGTGCGTCGGGACGCGAGACGCCCCCCGCGAGCATCGCGTCGACCCGGCCCGTCGTCAACTCGTCGCAGGCCAGCTTGAGCGCGTAGAGCGACGATGCGCAGGCGGCGTCGAGCGTGAAGGCCGGGCCTCCGAAGCCCAACGCGCGGGCGACAAGGCTCGCGGGCAGGCCGGCGGGAAACGCGTTATACGGCTCGTCGTTCGAGGGACCGGACGGCGGAACTCCGAGAGCGTCCTCGATCGTCCGTCCCAGGGTTTCCCGGGTGAGGGACGACGTCGTCTCGGTGGGCAGGACGATGTTGCCGAAGATCACGCCGACGCGGGAGCGGTCGATCGTCTCGGTCCTCGCCGCGTTCCAGGCGTCGCGGGCCGTACGCAGCGCGAGGCGGAAGGTCGGATCGAGCCGGGCGACGAGCGCGGGGTCGATGGCGAGATCGCCGACGTCGAGCGGCTCGTCGTCGGTGAAGCCCCCGCGCGTCGTGTAGACGCGGTCGGCCCGGCCGACGAGCGGATCGTAGGCCCGCGACGGGTCGAGGAGCCAACGACCGGGCGGCGGCTCCGTCGTCGCGTCGAGTCCCGCCGAAACCAGGCGCCAGAAACTTCGGGCGGTCGGTGAGCCGGGGAGAATCGCCCCGATGCCCACGATCGCCACAGCGGACGTGCGTTGCTCGATCATCGTCAGTTCGTAGCCGTCTCAAGATGCGTGAGGCGATTGCGGCGGAACGCCAGGTTGAGCGAGGCGTCGATCACGCACTCGTACGACTCCATCCGCGCGACCAGCTCGTCGCGCGAGTCGAGGAACTCCACGTCGGCCACGGCCCGACGATCGCTCGACTGCCGGACCGTCGCCACGACCCGGACGCCGTCGTCCGGGAACCGACGGCGGAATTGCCGATACGACCCGATCGCCGTCGGCAGCGAGCCCGAGCCCGTCCGCTCAAGGCACCAGAGGATCATCAACTGGAACGCCGCGTCGATCGCCAGCGGGTCGGTGAGCCACTGCTGACGCAACGGCTTGGCGATCCAAGAAGCCGGCGCGGGGGCGGTCGAGACCCAGGCGGCGATCGTCTGTTCGTCGCAGCCCTCGACCCGCTCGATCGCCTGCATGGCCGGGCCGTGGAACAGGCTTCGCTGATAGATCTCGTCACGATCGGCGGCGAGCGGAAGCAGGTTCCCCTCGGTCAGCGTGCGACGGCCTTCGACGTGCCGTTCGGCCAGGTTCACCACGGCCCGAGCGTGGACGATCTCGCGGCCGCCGTCGAGTGAGCCACGCATCTCGACCGGGACGGCCAGAGCCGAACCTCGGCGATCTCCCTTGCCGGCGTGCAGCGCCACCGTCACCGGCTTGTGGTCGCGAAGAACCACCCCCTTGAACAGCCGCAGATCGTCGAGACCCTCGACGACCAGGCCGGGATGCCGGTGGAGAGCCGCCTCGCCCAGCCATTCCATGATCAAGGCCATCGGCAGGACGGCGTGACCGTCGATGACGTGCGATTTGAGCACCGGCAGAGCGTGGACGTCGACGATGCGGTCGAAGGCCGGGCGCAGGTCGTCGTTGGCGGAACGCTCGGGTTCCGGCGTCGGCGTCGGAGTCGGCTCGCCGGTTTGCGGAGGATCGGCGAGGACGACGACTTCCACCGGATTCTCGCGCGACTCCTGGAGTTCACGGACGACGAGGCGGGCGCCGTCGGCGAGCGGGATCAGCCCGACGCCTTCGCTCTCGAACAACGGCCGGAGGGCGGAGGTCACCATGCCGCCGTCCCAGGGGCCCCAGTTGAACGAGACGACGCGACAGTCGGGAAGCCGACGGGCCTGAACCTGGGCCCACTTGTTGAGCACCTCGTTGGCCGCCGCGTAAGCGACCTGACCGGTTCGGCCGAACCGCGCGGTGGACGACGAGAACAGGCCGAGGACGCGGAGCGCGGTCGGCTCGATCGCCTCGAAAACGGCGTTCAGGCCGTCGATCTTGGTGTCGTAAACCAGGGCGAACTGGTCGTCGGTCTGGTCGTCGATTCGACGGTCGGCCAGCACCCCGGCGGCGTGGATCAGGCCGCGAACCGGCCCGTGGACGGCCTGGACCTGATCGATGAGCGCCCGCACGGCCGCGCGGTCGCGGACGTCGACCGACTGGTACATCGCCTTGCCACCAGCCCGGTTGATCCGTTCGAGGTTCCGGCGAATCTCGCGCTGGGCCATGATCTGCCGGCCGCGCTCGTTGAGCTTCTGGGGCGTCATCGGCTCGGTCGCATGGAGCCGGAGCGCCGAGCGAACGGCGACCTCATCGTCGAGAGCGGCCAGCCACGCGGGTTCGGAATCAGGAACCGGCGTCCGGCCCAGCAAGAGCAGCCGAGGACCGAACTCGGCGGCGAGCGCGACGGCCGCCTCGGCGGTGATCCCCCGGGCGCCCCCGGTGATGACGACCAGATCCCCCGGATCGACGACCGGCCGGCGGCGATGATTGCCCGACAGCCATTCCACGCGGTCGAGCGCGACCTGAATCGTCCGGCTCGCCGACAGACCGACCTCGGCGGGACCCGATCGGATCAGCTCCTCGACTATCCTCTGCGCCGAGTCATCGACGTTAGACGCGTCTCGGTCCAGGTCGACGGCCTTGCAATGCACCTCGGGCCATTCCCAGCTCGCCGTCTTGGCGAGCCCGGCGAGACCGCCGGACGTCGGTTCGACCGACGCCCCGAGCCCTTCGAGACCGAACGCGCCGTCGAGCCGCGAGACCGTCAAGAGAGCCGCCGCGCCTCCCTGGGCCGACTGGCCTCGCAGCATCGGGCCCACCGCGCGGATCAGCCGGAACGCGTTCTTGACGAACGAGTCGTCGGCGCCCAAGGCCGGCGCGACCACGATCAGACCGCAGGGCCGTTGACCATTCGTCGCCGCGACTGGATCGGACGTCGAGATCACCCGGCCGCGAAGGCCCCGCTCGACTAGGGCCGTTTCGAGGGCCGCCGTGAGCGATGATCCGTCGTCCGTGATCCAGACTTCCCCCCCCGGCGTCAGGCGGATCGTCTCGCGAGTGTCGGGAGCGTCGAGCGGACGAGGACGGGGCGTCAGGCGATCGAGGCGGACCGCCGGCCGCGTCTCTCGTTGAACGACGGGCTCGGGACGCGCGACAGGCTGGGCTTGTTCGGCCGCGCCGCCGTCAAGGAGGGCGACGATGTCGCGGAGGGACCGGATCGTTCCGAGCTGGTCGGGCTGGACGGCCGGGGCGTGGGGGAGCCGGTCCTGGAGCGCGGAGAGGATCTCGACGCGTTTGATGGAGTCGATGCCGAGGTCGGCGTCGAGCTGCATGTCGAGTTCGAGCATGTCGGCGGGATAGCCGGTCTTCTCGGCCACCGTCTCCAGCAGCACCTCGGCCACCTTGGCGTCGCCGTTGACGCTGACGGCCGGCGCCGGCTGCGGCGTCGCGATCGTTCCGCCTCCCACATTGAGCAGGGCGACGATGTCGCGGAGGGATCGGATCGTTCCGAGCTGGTCGGGCTGGACGGCCGGGGCGTGGGGGAGCCGGTCCTGGAGCGCGGAGAGGATCTCGACGCGTTTGATGGAGTCGATGCCGAGGTCGGCGTCGAGCTGCATGTCGAGCTCGAGCATGTCGGCGGGATAGCCGGTCTTCTCGGCCACCGTCTCCAGCAACACCTCGGCCACCTTGGCGTCGCCGTTGACGCTGACGGCCGGCGCCGGCTGCGGCGTCGCGATCGTTCCGCCTCCCACATTGAGCAGGGCGACGATGTCACGGAGGGATCGGATCGTTCCGAGCTGGTCGGGCTGGACGGCCGGGGCGTGGGGGAGCCGGTCCTGGAGCGCGGAGAGGATCTCGACGCGTTTGATGGAGTCGATGCCGAGGTCGGCGTCGAGCTGCATGTCGAGCTCGAGCATGTCGGCGGGATAGCCGGTCTTCTCGGCCACCGTCTCCAGCAACACCTTTGCCGTTTCCGAGACGTTCGACACGGGGGCGGGCGGGGCTTCGACGTGTCGGCCGTTGGTGGCCGGCGCCGAGACCTTGACCGGAGCCGGGGCCGGAGGGGCGACCGGGGCAGGTGGGGGCGTCACGGCTTTGGGAGCCGGCGGCTTGGCTGGCAGGCTGGCGGGCTGGACGGCGGCGGGTTGCGAAACCGGCGCGGCGGGACGAGGCGCGACGTCGCCGGCCAGCCGCAATTGCTGTTCGAGGAGCGTCTGGAAGGTCCGCTGGGTCGCTTCCTGGCCTTCGAGAAACTGCTGATGGAGCTGCGCCGTCTGCTGGGCGAGTTGCTGGAGGGCGAGCAGGTGGTCGTGCGTCTGCTGGAAGACCGGGGCCAGGTTCGAAGCGGACGTCGTTCGCGGCGCCGGGAGTCGAGAAGGGGCGGGAGCGTGCGCGTGGCCGTTCGAGGAGGCGAGGGTTTGGTTCTGAGAGGAATTCATGGTCCGCTCGACAAGGGCTTTTTGCTGGTTTGTCCGCGTCGGCGACGGGGCGACGAGGCCGGCGGTGGAAGTCGTGGGCGATGCGATCGGCCGCGGCGGGGCTTCGGCTTTGACAGCCGGTTTCGCGAGGGCCGGAGTCGCGGGTCGGGGTTTCGAGACAGGGCGAGGATGAGCGCCGCAGACCGGGACGGTCAGGCCGCTTCGCTTGGTCGCCGGGGGCGGCGGCTGGAAGCCGAAATCCCATTGCGGGAGATCGAGCGCATAGCCCGACGCGGCAAGGCTCGCGAGGACCGTCGCGAGGCCGACGAGGTCGCCGGCCTCGCCGCGCGCCGAATCGACGGCGAGGGCGGCATGGGCTTTCCCTTCAAGGATCGACGCCACCAGGCCCGACAGCTTGGCGTCCGGCCCGACCTCGACGAACGTCCGGGCGCCGTCGCGGTGCATGGCCTCGACCATGGCCGTGAACTCGACCGGCTGGGCAAGCTGGTCGGCCAGCAACTCACGAGCGCCATCGGCCGAAGCGGGGTAAGGCTCGCCGGTCGCATTCGCGAAGACCGGGATCGTCCCCGGCTTCACCTCGACGCCGCCGAGCGCGTCGAGCAGCGGCCCGCGCGCCTTGGCGACGAACCGGCTGTGGAAGGCCGCCGAGACCGGCAGCCGCCTCGCCGTGATCTTCTCGGTCGCGAGCAGGGCTTCCGCTCGCTCGATCTCGGCCTTGGGGCCGGAAAGAACGCATTGACGAGGCGCGTTCTTGTTGGCAACGACGACGTCGAGCGCATGCCGCCGCAAGAATTCGGCGAGTTGGTCGGCCGGCGCGAACGTCGCAAGCATGGCGCCGGAATCTTTGTCGCCGGCGCAATCGGCCATGAGAGCGCCGCGCTCGTTCGCCAGGATGGCGAGAGCGCGAGCGTCGATCCTTGCCGCCGCGTGCAGCGCGGTCAACTCGCCGAAGCTGTGGCCGCCGACCATGTCGGGGCGAAGGCCAAAATCACCGAGGATCTGAAGCAGCCCGAGCGAGACCGCGCCGATCGCCGGCTGGGCGGATCGGGTGTCGCGGAGGGCCTCGTCCTGCCGTCGGCGCTCGTCGTCCGAGAAGACGGACGGCGGATAGATCCGATCGCTCAGCCGCGCGCCGATCGACGTCGTCGCCGCGTCGGCCGCTTCGAGGGCCGAGAGCATGCGCGGAAACCGGCAGGCCAGGTCGCGAAGCATCCCGACGTACTGAGAGCCCTGACCGGGGAAGAGGAAGGCCAGCCGTCCCGGTGCGTCCCCCTCGCCGAAGAAGACGCGTCGCGCCCTGACCGTTTTCGTGGCGGCGGCCGACGATTTCAGGCGGTCGCGGGCCTCCTCGATCAAGCCCGGCAGGTTCTCCTCGCCGCGTTGCGCAACGATCAGGAGCCGCACTCGATGAGTCGACCGAAACGCCGATCGGCTCCGAGCGGCCTCGGCCCGAACCTCGGGCCACGACGTTTTATCGGACCAGCGCGGCAGCAGGCTGTCGAGAGCCTTCGGGTCGTCGGCCGAATAGGCCAGGAGCTGGACGTCGCCGCCCCAGTCGACGGCCGCGCGATCGGGCTCGACCTCTTCGAGCACGCAGTGGAAATTGCTGCCGCCGAAGCCGAACGCGCTGACGGCGGCGCGGCGAGGATGCCTTCCGGTCGAAACCCAGGGGCGATTGTCGACGTTGAGATAGAACGGCGATCCGTCCCTCGCCAACGGGTCGATGGGCCGGTCGATCTTGATCGTGGGGGGCAAGACCTTGTGATGAAGGGCCAGGGCGGCCTTGATCAGCCCCGCCGCGCCGGCCGCCGCCTTGGCGTGGCCGATCTGCGACTTGACCGAGCCCAGAGCGCACCACGGACCGTCCGGCCGGGCGCCTCGGTAGACCTCTTCGAGGGCCTCGACCTCGACGCCGTCGCCGACCCGGGTGCCGGTGCCGTGGGCCTCGATCAGCTCGATCGAGTCGGGAGTGACGCCCGCTTGCTCATAAGCCTGGCGGAGCGCCTTGACCTGCCCGCTCGCCACTGGGGCGTAGATCGACTGCCCCTTGCCGTCGCTGGAAGCCCCCATCGACCGGATCACCGCGTAAATCCGATCACCGTCGCGCTTGGCGTCGTCCAGCCGCTTGAGCACGAGGACGCCCAGGCCCTCGCCCAGAATCGTGCCGTCGCCCGACGCGGCGAACGGCCGCGCGTCGCCGCTCGGCGACAGGGCCGGCGTCTTGCTGAAGCACATGTACATGAAGATGTCGTTGAACGTGTCGAGCCCGCCCGAGAGCGCGACGTCGCAGCGGCCGGAGGCCAGCTCGTGCATCGCCAGGTTCACCGCGCCCAACGAACTGGCGCACGCGGCGTCGACCACGCAGTTGGCCCCCCCCAGGTCGAGCCGGTTGGCGATCCGGCCGGCCGCCACGTTGCCCAGGAGCCCGGGGAACGAGTTCTCCTGCCAGCCGACGTACGAATCGGAGATCCGCTGGACGACGTCGGCGGCGGTTTCCGCGTCGACGCCCGCCTCGTCGAGCGCCCGTCGCCAGATCGGGTGGCCCAGTCGCGCGCCCAGGGGGATCACCAGCTCAAGGGTTCCGGTGACGCCGAGG contains:
- a CDS encoding type I polyketide synthase, producing the protein MTQADSSRPVPVAIIGMGCLFPMADGLERYWSNIRGRLDAITEVPPTHWRPEDYFDQDPKAADRTYAHRGGFLSPVDFPLLDFGIAPHTVEATDTTQLLGLLVAKKALEDAGYGAGRDYARDRVSVILGVTGTLELVIPLGARLGHPIWRRALDEAGVDAETAADVVQRISDSYVGWQENSFPGLLGNVAAGRIANRLDLGGANCVVDAACASSLGAVNLAMHELASGRCDVALSGGLDTFNDIFMYMCFSKTPALSPSGDARPFAASGDGTILGEGLGVLVLKRLDDAKRDGDRIYAVIRSMGASSDGKGQSIYAPVASGQVKALRQAYEQAGVTPDSIELIEAHGTGTRVGDGVEVEALEEVYRGARPDGPWCALGSVKSQIGHAKAAAGAAGLIKAALALHHKVLPPTIKIDRPIDPLARDGSPFYLNVDNRPWVSTGRHPRRAAVSAFGFGGSNFHCVLEEVEPDRAAVDWGGDVQLLAYSADDPKALDSLLPRWSDKTSWPEVRAEAARSRSAFRSTHRVRLLIVAQRGEENLPGLIEEARDRLKSSAAATKTVRARRVFFGEGDAPGRLAFLFPGQGSQYVGMLRDLACRFPRMLSALEAADAATTSIGARLSDRIYPPSVFSDDERRRQDEALRDTRSAQPAIGAVSLGLLQILGDFGLRPDMVGGHSFGELTALHAAARIDARALAILANERGALMADCAGDKDSGAMLATFAPADQLAEFLRRHALDVVVANKNAPRQCVLSGPKAEIERAEALLATEKITARRLPVSAAFHSRFVAKARGPLLDALGGVEVKPGTIPVFANATGEPYPASADGARELLADQLAQPVEFTAMVEAMHRDGARTFVEVGPDAKLSGLVASILEGKAHAALAVDSARGEAGDLVGLATVLASLAASGYALDLPQWDFGFQPPPPATKRSGLTVPVCGAHPRPVSKPRPATPALAKPAVKAEAPPRPIASPTTSTAGLVAPSPTRTNQQKALVERTMNSSQNQTLASSNGHAHAPAPSRLPAPRTTSASNLAPVFQQTHDHLLALQQLAQQTAQLHQQFLEGQEATQRTFQTLLEQQLRLAGDVAPRPAAPVSQPAAVQPASLPAKPPAPKAVTPPPAPVAPPAPAPVKVSAPATNGRHVEAPPAPVSNVSETAKVLLETVAEKTGYPADMLELDMQLDADLGIDSIKRVEILSALQDRLPHAPAVQPDQLGTIRSLRDIVALLNVGGGTIATPQPAPAVSVNGDAKVAEVLLETVAEKTGYPADMLELDMQLDADLGIDSIKRVEILSALQDRLPHAPAVQPDQLGTIRSLRDIVALLNVGGGTIATPQPAPAVSVNGDAKVAEVLLETVAEKTGYPADMLELDMQLDADLGIDSIKRVEILSALQDRLPHAPAVQPDQLGTIRSLRDIVALLDGGAAEQAQPVARPEPVVQRETRPAVRLDRLTPRPRPLDAPDTRETIRLTPGGEVWITDDGSSLTAALETALVERGLRGRVISTSDPVAATNGQRPCGLIVVAPALGADDSFVKNAFRLIRAVGPMLRGQSAQGGAAALLTVSRLDGAFGLEGLGASVEPTSGGLAGLAKTASWEWPEVHCKAVDLDRDASNVDDSAQRIVEELIRSGPAEVGLSASRTIQVALDRVEWLSGNHRRRPVVDPGDLVVITGGARGITAEAAVALAAEFGPRLLLLGRTPVPDSEPAWLAALDDEVAVRSALRLHATEPMTPQKLNERGRQIMAQREIRRNLERINRAGGKAMYQSVDVRDRAAVRALIDQVQAVHGPVRGLIHAAGVLADRRIDDQTDDQFALVYDTKIDGLNAVFEAIEPTALRVLGLFSSSTARFGRTGQVAYAAANEVLNKWAQVQARRLPDCRVVSFNWGPWDGGMVTSALRPLFESEGVGLIPLADGARLVVRELQESRENPVEVVVLADPPQTGEPTPTPTPEPERSANDDLRPAFDRIVDVHALPVLKSHVIDGHAVLPMALIMEWLGEAALHRHPGLVVEGLDDLRLFKGVVLRDHKPVTVALHAGKGDRRGSALAVPVEMRGSLDGGREIVHARAVVNLAERHVEGRRTLTEGNLLPLAADRDEIYQRSLFHGPAMQAIERVEGCDEQTIAAWVSTAPAPASWIAKPLRQQWLTDPLAIDAAFQLMILWCLERTGSGSLPTAIGSYRQFRRRFPDDGVRVVATVRQSSDRRAVADVEFLDSRDELVARMESYECVIDASLNLAFRRNRLTHLETATN